The Erythrobacter sp. Alg231-14 genome has a segment encoding these proteins:
- a CDS encoding PilZ domain-containing protein, which translates to MQARQSDRVPSRATGSCKTARGLQWDIKIDDLSLGGCRVDDPRHGLELGSFIKVLIAETGPHDAEVVWRQGDRVGMEFLKPLPERVFKLLSSEQWSAARDEFKRAASTLPMRRVI; encoded by the coding sequence ATGCAAGCTCGCCAATCTGATCGTGTGCCTTCTCGTGCAACTGGTTCGTGCAAAACCGCGCGCGGGCTCCAGTGGGATATTAAGATCGATGACCTTTCATTGGGTGGATGCCGAGTCGACGATCCGCGCCACGGTTTGGAATTGGGCAGTTTCATCAAAGTCTTGATCGCAGAGACCGGCCCGCATGACGCCGAAGTCGTATGGCGCCAAGGCGATCGTGTTGGGATGGAGTTTCTAAAACCCTTGCCCGAACGCGTCTTTAAATTGCTGTCATCGGAACAATGGTCTGCTGCGCGCGATGAATTCAAACGCGCCGCGTCCACATTGCCGATGCGCCGGGTTATCTGA